Proteins encoded by one window of Nicotiana tabacum cultivar K326 chromosome 10, ASM71507v2, whole genome shotgun sequence:
- the LOC107794830 gene encoding peroxidase 21, with product MANNYNQFLLLLLPLLLHIHYVRSELQLNYYSESCPRAEEIIKEQVAQLYHKHGNTAVSWIRNLFHDCMVKSCDASIYLDTANDQESEKNSPKNFGMRNFKYVETIKKALESECPNTVSCADIVALSARDGLLWLGGPRVEMRTGRKDSKESYLAEVESSIPNHNDSMSSVLSRFQSIGVDTEGTVALFGAHSVGRVHCVNLVHRLYPTVDPTLDPDYAKYLKGRCPTPNPDPEAVLYSRNDRETTMILDNMYYKNILNHKGLLIVDQELVSDPNTSPFVEKMAADNGYFHDQFARALVILSENNPLTGDQGEIRKVCRYVNSA from the exons ATGGCCAACAACTACAATCAATTTCTCCTTCTGTTACTGCCTTTACTTCTTCACATTCACTATG TAAGAAGTGAACTTCAATTGAACTACTACTCAGAGAGTTGCCCAAGagctgaagaaataatcaaagaaCAAGTGGCACAGTTGTACCACAAGCATGGCAATACAGCAGTTTCTTGGATTAGAAATCTCTTTCATGATTGCATGGTTAAg TCATGTGATGCATCAATATATTTGGACACAGCAAATGACCAGGAATCAGAGAAGAATTCTCCAAAGAACTTTGGAATGAGAaattttaagtatgtagagactATTAAAAAGGCACTTGAGAGTGAATGTCCTAACACTGTCTCTTGTGCTGATATTGTTGCTCTTTCTGCTAGAGATGGTCTTCTCTGG TTAGGAGGGCCACGTGTCGAAATGAGAACAGGAAGGAAGGACAGCAAAGAAAGCTACTTAGCAGAAGTTGAGAGTTCCATTCCTAACCACAATGATTCTATGTCATCAGTCCTTTCTCGATTCCAATCCATTGGTGTTGATACTGAAGGAACTGTTGCTCTTTTTG GGGCTCACTCGGTAGGACGAGTTCACTGTGTGAACCTAGTCCACAGACTTTACCCAACAGTTGATCCGACCCTTGACCCCGACTATGCTAAGTACCTTAAAGGTCGATGTCCGACACCGAATCCTGACCCAGAGGCAGTTTTATATTCAAGAAATGATCGTGAAACTACAATGATCCTAGACAATATGTACTACAAAAACATCTTGAACCACAAGGGGCTATTAATTGTGGATCAAGAATTGGTTAGTGATCCAAATACTTCTCCATTTGTGGAAAAAATGGCTGCTGATAATGGCTATTTTCATGATCAATTTGCTCGTGCTCTGGTCATTTTGTCTGAAAATAATCCACTTACTGGAGATCAAGGCGAGATTAGAAAAGTTTGCCGTTATGTAAATAGTGCTTAA